The genomic interval ATCGAGTTCTTCGTCAACCCGGCCGACACGCTCGACGGCCGCCCCGCCGACGAAGTCTGGCACGAGCGCTGGATCGAGGAGCGGTTCGCGTGGTACCCGCGCTACGGCATCCGTCGTGAGCACCTCCGGCTGCGCGAGCACGAGAAGGAGGAGCTCGCCCACTACGCCAAGCGGACCGCCGACATCGAGTACAAGTTCCCGATCGGCTGGAGCGAGCTCGAGGGCATCGCGAACCGCACCGACTTCGACCTCAAGCAGCACGCTCGGGCCAGCGGGAAGGCGCTCACGTACTTCGACGAGGAGCGGAAGACCCACGTGGTCCCCTACGTGATCGAGCCCTCGGCGGGCGCCGACCGCTCCGTCCTCGCGTTCCTCGTGGACGCCTATCGCGAGGAGGAGGTCCGCGGCGAGAAGCGCGTGGTGCTGCGCTTCCACCCGGACCTCGCGCCGATCAAGATCGCCGTGCTCCCGCTCCTCAAGAAGCGCCCGGAGATCGTCGCGACCGCTCGGGAGCTGCGCGCCCGGCTCGCGCGCCGCTGGATGAGCGTGTACGACGACACGGCGGCGATCGGCCGGCTCTATCGGCGTCAGGACGAGGTCGGCACGCCTTACTGCGTGACGGTGGACGTGCAGACCGTGGGCGACGCGGAGAAGGGCGAGACGGGCGACCGGAAGGTGACGATCCGCGAGCGCGACTCGATGGAGCAGATCCGGGTGCCGATCGAGGAGCTGTCCGGGGTGTTCGGCGAGCTGTTCGACGGCGCCGCCTGGCGGACGGCGGCGGGGCGCTATCCGCCGGCGAAAGGCTAGCAGGGCGAGCGAAATCTAGGGACTCGGCGGCGCGGGGATGGGCGGCGCCTCGCCGCGGCGCTGGCCGACGCCGGCGCACGAGACCGCCGGCTCGGTGCCCTTGATGAAGGCCATCCGCACCGGGCGCACGCACTCGCCGGACGGGTCCTCGTCCACCAGCAGCGAGACGACGCCCTCGGGCACCGCGAAATCCTCGCGCGGGCTGTCGCCGAGGATCTTGGCCATGTACGCGACCCAGATCGGCACCGCGACGCGCGAGCCGGTCTCGTCGTGGCCGAGGCTCCGCGGCCGGTCGTACCCGACCCACACGCCCGTCGCCAGCCGGGGCGTGAAACCGATGAACCACGCGTTCGAGTAGTCGTTGGTCGTCCCCGTCTTCGCGGCGATCGGGCGGCCGAGGGCCTTGGCGGCCTGGCCCGTGCCGCGCTCGACGACGCCGCGGAGCATGCTGGTGATCACGTACGCGGTCTCCGGCGCGACGGCCTCACGGCCCTCGGGGACATGCTCCTCGAGCAGCTTGCCCTGTGCGTCGGTGACGTAACGGACCGTCACCGGGGGCATCCACAGGCCCTGGTTCGCGAGCGCGCTGTAGGCGGACGTGAGCTCGAGCAGCGAGAGGTCGGAGGTGCCGAGCGCCAGGCTCAGGTTGATCTCGAGGGGACTCGTGATGCCGAGC from Candidatus Methylomirabilota bacterium carries:
- a CDS encoding glycine--tRNA ligase, with the protein product MDTIVSLCKRRGFVFQSSEIYGGIASCWDYGPLGVELKNNVKRVWWRDNVTLRADMVGLDAAILMHPTVWKASGHLDHFTDPMVDCKACRRRFRADKLDEQPWTHYCPATKGNKFEVPAGEPCRHCGARRTLCPECGKGELTAPRQFNLMFKTFMGPVEEDAAVTYLRPETAQGIFVNFDNVLQAMRLKLPFGVAQIGKAFRNEITPGNFIFRTHEFEQMEIEFFVNPADTLDGRPADEVWHERWIEERFAWYPRYGIRREHLRLREHEKEELAHYAKRTADIEYKFPIGWSELEGIANRTDFDLKQHARASGKALTYFDEERKTHVVPYVIEPSAGADRSVLAFLVDAYREEEVRGEKRVVLRFHPDLAPIKIAVLPLLKKRPEIVATARELRARLARRWMSVYDDTAAIGRLYRRQDEVGTPYCVTVDVQTVGDAEKGETGDRKVTIRERDSMEQIRVPIEELSGVFGELFDGAAWRTAAGRYPPAKG